A genomic window from Micromonospora ferruginea includes:
- a CDS encoding glycosyl hydrolase family 18 protein: MKRSLRRALWATGAVVALAVAAVPMTTASAAGNVTATFTKVQDWGTGHEGRVTVTNGTGASVNGWRIEFDLPSGTSISSSWDADVTRSGDHYVAVNKSWAGSLAPGASFNWGYNGTGAYRGPLNCTVNGGSCAGGGTPPTTAPPTTTPPTTTPPTTAPPTTAPPTTPPPTTTPPTGGKKVVGYFAEWGVYGRNYHVKNIHTSGSAAKLTHILYAFGNTTGGRCSIGDSYADYDKAYTAADSVDGVADTWDQPLRGSFNQLRKLKKMYPNLKVLWSFGGWTWSAGFTQAAQNPAAFADSCYSLVKDPRWADVFDGIDIDWEYPNACGLQCDASGPNAFKNVVGALRTKFGSSFLVTAAITADGSNGGKIDATDYAGAATNLNWLMPMTYDYFGAFNAQGPTAPHSPLYSYTGIPQQGFWSDAAIQKLKSKGVPANKLLLGVGFYGRGWTGVTQTAPGGTATGAAPGTYEAGIEDYKVLKNTCPATATVGGTAYAKCGSNWWSYDTPATIGGKMSYANTQGLGGAFFWELSGDTSNGELIGAIKGGLG; the protein is encoded by the coding sequence ATGAAGAGATCGCTCCGCCGGGCCCTCTGGGCCACCGGCGCCGTGGTCGCGCTCGCGGTCGCCGCGGTGCCCATGACCACCGCGTCGGCCGCCGGCAACGTCACCGCCACGTTCACCAAGGTGCAGGACTGGGGGACCGGTCACGAGGGACGGGTCACCGTCACCAACGGCACCGGCGCGAGCGTGAACGGCTGGCGCATCGAGTTCGACCTGCCCTCCGGCACCTCGATCAGCAGCTCCTGGGACGCCGACGTGACCCGCAGCGGCGACCACTACGTGGCGGTCAACAAGAGCTGGGCCGGGTCGCTCGCCCCGGGGGCCAGCTTCAACTGGGGCTACAACGGCACCGGGGCCTACCGGGGCCCGCTGAACTGCACCGTCAACGGTGGCTCCTGCGCCGGCGGCGGCACCCCGCCGACCACCGCGCCGCCGACCACGACGCCGCCGACCACCACCCCGCCGACGACGGCGCCGCCCACCACGGCGCCGCCGACCACGCCGCCTCCCACCACCACGCCGCCGACCGGCGGCAAGAAGGTGGTCGGCTACTTCGCCGAGTGGGGCGTCTACGGCCGGAACTACCACGTCAAGAACATCCACACCAGCGGCTCGGCCGCGAAGCTGACCCACATCCTGTACGCCTTCGGCAACACCACCGGCGGGCGGTGCAGCATCGGTGACAGCTACGCCGACTACGACAAGGCGTACACCGCAGCGGACAGCGTCGACGGCGTCGCCGACACCTGGGACCAGCCGCTGCGCGGCAGCTTCAACCAGCTCCGCAAGCTGAAGAAGATGTACCCGAACCTCAAGGTGCTCTGGTCCTTCGGCGGCTGGACCTGGTCGGCCGGCTTCACCCAGGCCGCGCAGAACCCGGCCGCGTTCGCCGACTCCTGCTACTCGCTGGTCAAGGACCCGCGGTGGGCGGACGTCTTCGACGGCATCGACATCGACTGGGAGTACCCGAACGCCTGTGGTCTCCAGTGCGACGCCAGCGGCCCGAACGCGTTCAAGAACGTGGTCGGCGCGCTGCGGACCAAGTTCGGCTCCAGCTTCCTGGTCACCGCGGCGATCACCGCCGACGGCAGCAACGGCGGCAAGATCGACGCGACCGACTACGCCGGCGCGGCGACGAACCTCAACTGGCTGATGCCGATGACCTACGACTACTTCGGCGCGTTCAACGCACAGGGGCCGACCGCCCCGCACTCGCCGCTCTACTCCTACACCGGCATCCCGCAGCAGGGCTTCTGGTCCGACGCGGCGATCCAGAAACTGAAGTCCAAGGGCGTGCCGGCCAACAAGCTGCTGCTCGGCGTCGGCTTCTACGGCCGAGGCTGGACCGGCGTCACCCAGACCGCTCCCGGCGGCACCGCCACCGGCGCGGCGCCCGGCACCTACGAGGCCGGCATCGAGGACTACAAGGTCCTCAAGAACACCTGCCCGGCCACGGCCACGGTCGGCGGCACGGCGTACGCCAAGTGCGGCAGCAACTGGTGGAGCTACGACACCCCGGCCACCATCGGCGGGAAGATGAGCTACGCCAACACCCAGGGCCTCGGTGGCGCGTTCTTCTGGGAGCTCTCCGGAGACACCAGCAACGGTGAGCTGATCGGCGCCATCAAGGGCGGTCTCGGCTGA
- a CDS encoding helix-turn-helix domain-containing protein produces the protein MTSVDTAGLPPAERFDFWQDLVARQSSTATIRSAYAGDFTASARVVDLGTLRLGVWRYPSLEFTRPAHLIDSADPELYQLALPLSGRGVMTQQRREGPLDPSAFALVDTVRPHGSRLRPDDATPGVVETLTVLLPHRALPLAPHRLAELCATDIPARTGMGALLAAFLRRVAAHPEQYAAADAPHLDRIAVDLIAGTLAGRLDVARDLPVDTRITVLRARVTAFVRQHLTDPALSPAAVAVAHHLSLRSLHRLFEGTGTTVGGLIRAGRLERAARDLADPRLRRLGVAQIGRRCGFAHPAHFSRAFRAAYGLSPGEHRDRAARG, from the coding sequence GTGACGTCCGTCGACACCGCCGGGTTGCCACCGGCCGAGCGGTTCGACTTCTGGCAGGACCTCGTCGCGCGGCAGTCGTCGACCGCCACGATCCGCAGCGCGTACGCGGGCGACTTCACCGCCTCGGCCCGCGTGGTCGATCTCGGCACGCTCCGCCTCGGCGTCTGGCGCTACCCGTCCCTGGAGTTCACCCGACCGGCCCACCTGATCGACAGTGCCGACCCGGAGTTGTACCAGCTCGCCCTGCCGCTGTCCGGGCGCGGGGTGATGACCCAGCAGCGCCGGGAGGGACCGCTGGACCCGTCCGCGTTCGCCCTCGTCGACACCGTCCGACCGCACGGCTCCCGGCTGCGGCCGGACGACGCGACGCCGGGCGTGGTGGAGACGTTGACCGTCCTGCTGCCGCACCGGGCGTTGCCGCTGGCCCCGCACCGGCTGGCGGAGCTGTGCGCCACCGACATCCCGGCCCGCACCGGGATGGGCGCGCTGCTCGCCGCGTTCCTGCGGCGGGTCGCGGCGCACCCGGAGCAGTACGCGGCGGCCGACGCCCCGCACCTCGACCGGATCGCCGTGGACCTGATCGCCGGCACCCTGGCCGGGCGGCTGGACGTCGCGCGGGACCTGCCGGTCGACACCCGGATCACCGTGCTCCGGGCCCGGGTGACCGCGTTCGTCCGGCAGCACCTGACCGACCCGGCGCTCTCCCCGGCCGCCGTCGCGGTGGCGCACCACCTGTCGTTGCGGTCGCTGCACCGGCTCTTCGAGGGCACCGGTACGACGGTCGGCGGCCTGATCCGCGCCGGCCGGCTGGAGCGGGCGGCCCGGGACCTGGCCGACCCGCGGCTGCGCCGGCTGGGCGTGGCGCAGATCGGCCGGCGGTGCGGGTTCGCGCACCCGGCGCACTTCAGCCGCGCGTTCCGGGCCGCCTACGGGCTGTCCCCGGGCGAGCACCGGGACCGGGCCGCCCGGGGATGA
- a CDS encoding class II 3-deoxy-7-phosphoheptulonate synthase — protein sequence MRHEWHQLSYPAVGSPGLQTSRPTADSAEDAALGLDHWRELPRAQTPPWNDPTQVTEVCRVLDTVPSVVAPYEVDQLRRRLALVCEGKAFLLQGGDCAETFVDNTESHLLANARTLLQMAIVLTYGASLPVVKVARVAGQYTKPRSLPTDARGLPAYRGDMINSLEATPEARVADPQRMIRAYANSAAAMNMLRAYLAGGLADLHAVHDWNKDFVRQSPAGERYEAIAREIDRAIAFIRACGMTEEEALRTVTLYCSHEALALEYDRALTRISDSRAYGLSGHFLWIGERTRQIDGAHIDFISRIANPIGVKLGPTTTPDEAIELCEKLNPENVPGRLTLISRMGNHRVRDALPPIVAKVTAAGAKVVWQCDPMHGNTHESSNGYKTRHFDRIVDEVLGYFEVHRGLETHPGGLHVELTGEDVTECLGGAQGIEDLDLPDRYETACDPRLNTQQSLELAFLVAEMLRG from the coding sequence ATGCGCCATGAGTGGCATCAGCTGAGTTACCCCGCCGTGGGCAGCCCGGGTCTGCAGACCAGTCGCCCGACCGCCGACTCCGCCGAGGACGCGGCCCTCGGCCTCGACCACTGGCGGGAGCTGCCACGTGCGCAGACCCCGCCCTGGAACGATCCGACGCAGGTCACCGAGGTCTGCCGGGTGCTGGACACGGTCCCGTCGGTGGTCGCACCCTACGAGGTCGACCAGTTGCGGCGGCGGCTGGCCCTGGTCTGCGAGGGCAAGGCGTTCCTGCTCCAGGGCGGTGACTGCGCGGAGACCTTCGTCGACAACACCGAGAGCCACCTGCTGGCCAACGCCCGCACCCTGCTCCAGATGGCGATCGTGCTCACCTACGGCGCGTCGCTGCCGGTGGTCAAGGTGGCCCGGGTCGCCGGCCAGTACACCAAGCCCCGGTCCCTGCCCACCGACGCCCGCGGCCTGCCGGCCTACCGCGGCGACATGATCAACTCGTTGGAGGCCACGCCGGAGGCGCGGGTCGCCGACCCGCAGCGCATGATCCGGGCGTACGCCAACTCGGCCGCCGCGATGAACATGCTCCGGGCCTACCTGGCCGGCGGGCTGGCCGACCTGCACGCGGTGCACGACTGGAACAAGGACTTCGTCCGGCAGTCCCCGGCCGGGGAGCGCTACGAGGCGATCGCCCGGGAGATCGACCGGGCCATCGCCTTCATCCGGGCCTGCGGGATGACCGAGGAGGAGGCGCTGCGCACGGTCACCCTCTACTGCTCGCACGAGGCGCTGGCGCTGGAGTACGACCGGGCGCTCACCCGCATCTCGGACAGCCGGGCCTACGGGCTGTCCGGCCACTTCCTCTGGATCGGCGAGCGGACCCGGCAGATCGACGGCGCGCACATCGACTTCATCTCCCGGATCGCCAACCCGATCGGTGTCAAGCTCGGCCCCACCACCACGCCGGACGAGGCGATCGAGCTGTGCGAGAAGCTCAACCCGGAGAACGTCCCCGGCCGGCTCACGCTGATCAGCCGGATGGGCAACCACCGGGTGCGGGACGCGCTCCCGCCGATCGTCGCCAAGGTCACCGCCGCCGGCGCCAAGGTGGTCTGGCAGTGCGACCCGATGCACGGCAACACCCACGAGTCCTCCAACGGCTACAAGACCCGGCACTTCGACCGGATCGTCGACGAGGTGCTCGGCTACTTCGAGGTGCACCGTGGCCTGGAGACCCATCCGGGCGGCCTGCACGTCGAGCTGACCGGCGAGGACGTCACCGAGTGCCTCGGCGGCGCCCAGGGCATCGAGGACCTCGACCTGCCCGACCGGTACGAGACCGCCTGCGACCCGCGACTGAACACCCAGCAGTCGCTGGAGCTGGCCTTTCTGGTTGCGGAGATGCTGCGTGGATAG
- a CDS encoding threonine aldolase family protein, whose product MIDLRTDTVTRPTPAMREAMAAAEVGDDVYGEDPTVAALEAEVAARFGHEAALFAPSGSMANQLALQLLVPPGDELLCDADAHVVTYEVGAAAAYSGISSRTWPAVGAALDPDVVVGMIRPDGYFAVPTRAIAVEQTHNRGGGGVVPLSTLRRLRAVADEHGLALHCDGARIWHAHVADGVPLAEYGALFDTLSVCLSKGLGAPVGSLVVGSAEKIARARFLRKRMGGGMRQVGILAAAGRYALAHHVERLADDHAKAARLAEAVAPHGVLASEVRTNIVPLDLTKHPRDAHAVAAAARAEGLLISVLGPRTARLVTHLDVTDAQVDRAAEILGTALRA is encoded by the coding sequence GTGATCGACCTTCGGACCGACACCGTGACCCGGCCGACGCCGGCGATGCGGGAGGCCATGGCCGCCGCCGAGGTGGGCGACGACGTCTACGGCGAGGACCCGACCGTGGCGGCGCTCGAGGCCGAGGTGGCGGCCCGGTTCGGGCACGAGGCGGCGCTGTTCGCCCCGAGTGGCTCGATGGCCAACCAGCTCGCCCTGCAACTGCTCGTCCCGCCCGGCGACGAACTGCTCTGCGACGCCGACGCGCACGTGGTCACCTACGAGGTGGGCGCCGCGGCCGCGTACTCCGGGATCTCGTCGCGGACCTGGCCGGCGGTGGGCGCGGCGCTCGACCCCGACGTGGTCGTCGGGATGATCCGGCCGGACGGCTACTTCGCGGTGCCCACCCGGGCCATCGCCGTGGAGCAGACCCACAACCGGGGCGGTGGTGGGGTGGTCCCGCTGTCGACGCTGCGCCGGCTGCGTGCGGTCGCCGACGAGCACGGGCTCGCGCTGCACTGCGACGGCGCCCGGATCTGGCACGCGCACGTCGCCGACGGGGTGCCGCTGGCGGAGTACGGCGCGCTGTTCGACACGCTCTCCGTCTGCCTCTCCAAGGGGCTCGGCGCGCCGGTCGGCTCGCTGGTGGTGGGCAGCGCCGAGAAGATCGCCCGGGCCCGGTTCCTGCGTAAGCGGATGGGCGGCGGCATGCGGCAGGTCGGCATCCTCGCCGCCGCCGGCCGGTACGCGCTGGCGCACCACGTCGAGCGGCTCGCCGACGACCACGCCAAGGCGGCCCGGTTGGCCGAGGCGGTCGCCCCGCACGGGGTGCTCGCGAGCGAGGTGCGGACCAACATCGTGCCGCTGGACCTGACCAAGCACCCGCGCGACGCGCACGCGGTCGCCGCCGCCGCCCGGGCGGAGGGCCTGCTGATCTCGGTGCTCGGCCCGCGTACCGCCCGGCTGGTCACCCACCTGGACGTCACCGACGCCCAGGTGGACCGTGCCGCGGAGATCCTGGGCACCGCGCTGCGCGCCTGA
- a CDS encoding deoxyribonuclease IV: MAGDRRRVGSHTPTSGGLARAALPYAEAAASEVVQVYVSNSRGWALPAGDPAQDALFRDGCAERGLPVFVHASLLVNLGSPTPATVTRSAETIAHALRRGRAIGAEGVVFHAGSSVDAGHAEAALRQVRESLLPLLDETAAAGGPMLLVEPSAGGGRSLASRVEHLGPYLDAVDRHPMLGVCFDTCHAWAAGHDLAVEGGMTATLDTLVATVGVDRLRLVHANDSKDLCGSTRDRHENIGKGSIGEPAFAELMRHPATAGVPVLVETPSEKHVGHAADIATLRRLHP; the protein is encoded by the coding sequence GTGGCCGGCGACCGCCGGCGGGTCGGCTCGCACACCCCCACCTCCGGTGGGCTGGCCCGGGCGGCGCTGCCGTACGCCGAGGCGGCCGCGTCCGAGGTGGTGCAGGTCTACGTCTCCAACTCCCGCGGCTGGGCGCTGCCGGCCGGTGACCCGGCGCAGGACGCGCTGTTCCGCGACGGCTGCGCCGAGCGGGGCCTGCCCGTCTTCGTCCACGCCTCGCTGCTGGTCAACCTCGGCTCCCCCACCCCGGCCACGGTCACCCGGTCGGCGGAGACGATCGCCCACGCGCTGCGCCGGGGTCGGGCCATCGGCGCCGAGGGCGTGGTGTTCCACGCCGGCAGCTCGGTCGACGCCGGACACGCGGAGGCGGCGCTGCGGCAGGTACGGGAGTCCCTGCTGCCGCTGCTGGACGAGACGGCGGCGGCCGGCGGGCCGATGCTGCTGGTCGAGCCGAGCGCCGGGGGTGGCCGGTCGCTGGCCTCCCGCGTCGAGCACCTCGGCCCCTACCTGGACGCGGTCGACCGGCACCCGATGCTGGGCGTCTGCTTCGACACCTGCCACGCCTGGGCCGCCGGGCACGACCTGGCCGTCGAGGGTGGCATGACCGCCACGCTGGACACGCTGGTCGCCACCGTGGGCGTCGACCGGCTGCGGCTGGTGCACGCCAACGACTCGAAGGACCTGTGCGGCTCCACCCGGGACCGGCACGAGAACATCGGCAAGGGCAGCATCGGTGAGCCGGCGTTCGCCGAGCTGATGCGCCACCCGGCGACCGCCGGGGTGCCGGTGCTGGTGGAGACGCCGAGCGAGAAGCACGTCGGCCACGCCGCCGACATCGCCACCCTCAGGCGCCTCCACCCCTGA
- the pknB gene encoding Stk1 family PASTA domain-containing Ser/Thr kinase has translation MDTQVADTLLGSLLDGRYRIRGRVARGGMATVYTATDERLERTVAVKIIHPTQAPQARARMAGFVERFTDEAKTIARLTHPNVVAVYDQGIHAGLPYLVMEYVRGRTLRDVLAERRRLDPDEALAITEQMLAAIAAAHRAGLVHRDVKPENVLVAEAPAGGSGNLVDSVVKVADFGLARAVEASAEEENGNQLMATVAYVAPELVTQGHADPRTDVYSAGIVLFEMLTGRVPYDGDRPVEVAWQHVDRDVPAPSTLVPALPPVLDALVARATRRDPAARPADAGAMLTQVQAVRDELGDPHAHTAVLRQISDDTAVLSQPTQVVAAVRPAERPAWARLPEGGGGQRPHRRRAEEPEGLGARLAALRTRVMGSPRGRLAVAAAVVVLGLVAAIGGWWFGVGRYTVAPQLVSMTKAEAEAQAQRGGFTLRYADPRYDEKVPKDTVLGQAPGSAARIVKGGTITLTLSLGPERLPVPDVVGKDYDLAQTELSGAKLVPAKGASRYDDALPAGVVLATDPKVGTVVKPGSKVTLILSKGRAPVTVPNLVGKNINEARGILAKLGLTPEETPKDSDKPKDEILGQSPADGTGVEKGAKVKLEISKGPPQVAVPRVIDMPCQQAKQTLESQGFPVNVQLNPNGIARLQNPAENTPVPPGTTVTVTCL, from the coding sequence ATGGACACACAGGTCGCCGACACGTTGCTGGGCTCGCTGCTCGACGGGCGCTACCGCATTCGCGGTCGCGTGGCCCGTGGCGGCATGGCGACCGTGTACACCGCCACCGACGAGCGCCTGGAGCGCACCGTGGCGGTCAAGATCATTCACCCGACCCAGGCGCCGCAGGCTCGGGCCCGGATGGCCGGCTTCGTCGAGCGCTTCACCGACGAGGCGAAGACCATCGCCCGGCTCACCCACCCGAACGTGGTCGCGGTCTACGACCAGGGCATCCACGCCGGCCTGCCCTACCTCGTGATGGAGTACGTGCGCGGCCGCACGCTGCGCGACGTGCTCGCCGAGCGGCGCCGGCTCGACCCGGACGAGGCGCTGGCGATCACCGAGCAGATGCTCGCCGCGATCGCCGCCGCGCACCGGGCCGGGCTCGTGCACCGCGACGTCAAGCCGGAGAACGTGCTGGTCGCCGAGGCGCCCGCCGGCGGCAGCGGCAACCTGGTCGACAGCGTGGTCAAGGTGGCCGACTTCGGCCTGGCCCGGGCCGTCGAGGCCAGCGCCGAGGAGGAGAACGGCAACCAGCTCATGGCGACCGTGGCCTACGTCGCGCCGGAGCTGGTCACCCAGGGGCACGCGGACCCGCGCACCGACGTCTACTCCGCCGGCATCGTGCTGTTCGAGATGCTCACCGGCCGGGTGCCCTACGACGGCGACCGCCCGGTCGAGGTCGCCTGGCAGCACGTCGACCGCGACGTGCCGGCGCCGTCGACCCTGGTCCCGGCGTTGCCGCCGGTCCTCGACGCGCTCGTCGCGCGCGCCACCCGCCGCGATCCGGCCGCCCGACCGGCCGACGCCGGCGCGATGCTGACCCAGGTCCAGGCGGTCCGCGATGAGTTGGGCGACCCGCACGCGCACACCGCCGTGCTGCGCCAGATCAGCGACGACACGGCGGTGCTGAGCCAGCCGACCCAGGTGGTGGCCGCGGTCCGTCCGGCCGAGCGGCCGGCGTGGGCCCGGCTGCCCGAGGGCGGCGGCGGGCAGCGCCCGCACCGGCGCCGGGCCGAGGAGCCGGAGGGGCTGGGCGCCCGGCTGGCCGCCCTGCGTACCCGGGTGATGGGCTCGCCGCGCGGCCGGCTGGCCGTCGCCGCGGCGGTCGTGGTGCTCGGCCTGGTCGCGGCGATCGGCGGCTGGTGGTTCGGGGTGGGCCGCTACACGGTCGCGCCGCAACTGGTCAGCATGACCAAGGCCGAGGCGGAGGCGCAGGCCCAGCGCGGCGGCTTCACGCTGCGCTACGCCGACCCCCGCTACGACGAGAAGGTCCCGAAGGACACGGTCCTCGGGCAGGCGCCCGGGTCGGCCGCCCGGATCGTCAAGGGCGGCACCATCACCCTGACGCTGTCGCTCGGGCCGGAGCGGCTGCCGGTGCCCGACGTGGTCGGCAAGGACTACGACCTCGCGCAGACCGAGTTGAGCGGCGCCAAGCTGGTGCCCGCCAAGGGCGCCTCGCGCTACGACGACGCGCTGCCGGCCGGCGTGGTGCTGGCCACCGACCCGAAGGTGGGCACGGTGGTCAAGCCCGGGTCGAAGGTGACCCTGATCCTCAGCAAGGGCCGGGCCCCGGTCACCGTGCCCAACCTGGTCGGCAAGAACATCAACGAGGCGCGCGGCATCCTCGCGAAGCTCGGGCTGACGCCGGAGGAGACCCCGAAGGACTCCGACAAGCCGAAGGACGAGATCCTCGGCCAGAGCCCGGCCGACGGCACCGGCGTGGAGAAGGGCGCCAAGGTCAAGCTGGAGATCAGCAAGGGCCCGCCCCAGGTGGCCGTCCCCCGGGTGATCGACATGCCCTGTCAGCAGGCCAAGCAGACGCTGGAGAGCCAGGGTTTCCCGGTCAACGTCCAGCTCAACCCGAACGGCATCGCCCGGCTGCAGAACCCGGCCGAGAACACCCCGGTCCCGCCGGGCACCACGGTCACGGTGACCTGCCTGTGA
- a CDS encoding Rv2175c family DNA-binding protein, with protein MTDSVPAETGADLPGPTDPAGWLTLPDVAERLELSISKVHQMIRDRELLAVRRDGVRRIPAELVANHTVLKHLPGVLNLLADAGYDDEEALRWLYREDPSLPGTPAAALSGDLAREVKRRAQAVAF; from the coding sequence GTGACCGATTCCGTACCCGCCGAGACCGGTGCCGACCTGCCCGGACCGACCGACCCGGCCGGTTGGCTGACCCTGCCGGACGTGGCCGAGCGCCTCGAGCTGTCGATCAGCAAGGTGCACCAGATGATCCGGGACCGGGAGCTGCTCGCGGTGCGCCGCGACGGCGTCCGCCGGATCCCGGCCGAGCTGGTGGCCAACCACACCGTGCTCAAGCACCTACCCGGCGTGCTCAACCTGCTCGCCGACGCCGGCTACGACGACGAGGAGGCGCTGCGCTGGCTCTACCGGGAGGACCCGAGCCTCCCCGGCACCCCGGCCGCCGCGCTCTCCGGTGACCTGGCCCGCGAGGTCAAGCGCCGAGCCCAGGCCGTAGCCTTCTGA
- a CDS encoding polyprenyl synthetase family protein, producing the protein MTHAAPVSPVDRAGLRQRIDKALTEFLAGQRAWLAAVDDGLLPVAEAIEAFVLGGGKRLRPAFGYWGYRGAGGIDSDQVVATLAALEFVQASALIHDDLMDRSDTRRGEPAVHRRFAARHRAAGWGGDADAFGDASAILLGDLCLVWSDELLHSAGLAPATVARARPVFDEMRTEVTVGQYLDVLTQATGDTSLDRAGKVARYKSAKYTVERPLLLGAALAGAPAEVHAAYSAYGLPLGEAFQLRDDVLGVFGDPERTGKPAGDDLREGKRTYLVAAALETLDPAGRELLLGGLGAPDLDAAGVTRLRELITTSGALARTERRITALTEGALAALTAVDLDTEARQALVDLAIAATRRAD; encoded by the coding sequence GTGACCCACGCTGCTCCCGTCTCCCCCGTCGACCGCGCCGGCCTGCGCCAGCGGATCGACAAGGCGCTCACCGAGTTCCTCGCCGGCCAGCGCGCCTGGTTGGCCGCCGTCGACGACGGCCTGCTGCCGGTCGCCGAGGCGATCGAGGCGTTCGTGCTGGGCGGCGGGAAGCGGTTGCGCCCGGCCTTCGGCTACTGGGGTTACCGAGGCGCCGGCGGGATCGACTCCGACCAGGTCGTCGCCACCCTGGCCGCGTTGGAGTTCGTGCAGGCCAGCGCCCTGATCCACGACGACCTGATGGACCGTTCGGACACCCGGCGGGGTGAGCCGGCGGTGCACCGGCGGTTCGCCGCCCGGCACCGCGCGGCCGGCTGGGGCGGTGACGCCGACGCGTTCGGTGACGCGTCGGCGATCCTGCTGGGCGACCTGTGCCTGGTCTGGTCCGACGAGCTGCTGCACTCCGCCGGGTTGGCGCCGGCGACGGTGGCGCGGGCCCGGCCGGTCTTCGACGAGATGCGCACCGAGGTGACCGTCGGGCAGTACCTGGACGTGCTGACCCAGGCCACCGGCGACACCTCGCTGGACCGGGCCGGCAAGGTGGCCCGTTACAAGTCGGCGAAGTACACCGTCGAGCGTCCGTTGCTGCTGGGCGCCGCGCTGGCCGGTGCGCCGGCCGAGGTGCACGCGGCCTACTCGGCGTACGGGCTGCCGCTGGGCGAGGCGTTCCAACTGCGGGACGACGTGCTCGGGGTGTTCGGCGATCCGGAGCGCACCGGCAAGCCGGCCGGCGACGACCTGCGCGAGGGCAAGCGGACCTATCTGGTGGCGGCGGCCCTGGAGACGCTCGACCCGGCCGGCCGGGAGCTGCTGCTGGGCGGGCTCGGCGCACCGGACCTGGACGCCGCCGGGGTGACCCGGCTGCGCGAGCTGATCACCACCAGCGGCGCGCTGGCGCGCACCGAGCGCCGGATCACCGCGCTCACCGAGGGCGCGCTGGCCGCGCTGACCGCCGTCGACCTGGACACCGAGGCGCGGCAGGCCCTGGTCGACCTGGCCATCGCCGCCACCCGCCGCGCCGACTGA
- a CDS encoding helix-turn-helix domain-containing protein codes for MIPSSPSGPRLLGPLLAELRAARGWSQQRLAAELCAASGVPTLTRHEVSRWERQLRLPGDFWSAWLATVLGVPGELLAEAGARSRRLGATPARVDAAGSRARLALLTLAHRWAADPTGGALAGPLADGLPPPAARSGRAGQPAPAGPADPPGEGGLAVLRRWDDLLGGGDLTGYGARRLRRVVRGHRLAGPAGRRRLLPELAESAQLAGWLAADAGDLTGGLVAYRLALRAALAAGDRPLAGHVLGSASHLLAGAGDPAGALTLARIGYAAGRAGASAGLRALLLHRVALAAALAGRRRAAGQALAGADRAGTPDPGREPPWLYWLDEAELAAMTGRTLVAVGRPAAAVALLAPVVAGSRGRPRRAAVYGAWLARAHLRLDAVPEACTVAGAALLDAVRSGSPRAVGQLTGFRRGLADRPDGRRFPELLAAARPYLPVPARDGPDPTGRGASGRRAGAATGRVRRGPTSVGA; via the coding sequence ATGATCCCGTCCTCGCCGTCCGGTCCCCGCCTGCTGGGGCCGCTCCTGGCCGAGCTGCGGGCCGCCCGCGGCTGGAGCCAGCAGCGGCTCGCGGCCGAGCTCTGCGCCGCGTCCGGCGTGCCCACGCTCACCCGGCACGAGGTCTCCCGCTGGGAGCGCCAGCTCCGGCTCCCCGGCGACTTCTGGTCCGCCTGGCTCGCCACCGTGCTCGGGGTGCCGGGTGAGCTGCTCGCCGAGGCCGGCGCGCGCAGCCGCCGCCTCGGCGCGACGCCCGCGCGGGTCGACGCCGCCGGATCCCGCGCCCGCCTGGCCCTGCTGACCCTCGCGCACCGCTGGGCGGCCGACCCGACCGGGGGCGCGCTGGCCGGGCCGCTGGCCGACGGCCTGCCACCGCCGGCTGCGCGGTCCGGCCGCGCCGGCCAGCCCGCTCCCGCCGGGCCGGCCGACCCGCCCGGCGAGGGCGGGCTGGCCGTGCTGCGGCGGTGGGACGACCTGCTCGGCGGGGGCGATCTCACCGGGTACGGCGCGCGGCGGCTGCGGCGCGTGGTCCGCGGTCACCGTCTCGCCGGGCCCGCCGGCCGCCGCCGGCTGCTGCCGGAGCTGGCCGAGTCGGCCCAGTTGGCCGGGTGGTTGGCCGCCGACGCGGGCGATCTCACCGGCGGCCTGGTCGCCTACCGGCTGGCGCTGCGGGCCGCGCTGGCCGCCGGGGACCGGCCGTTGGCCGGGCACGTGCTCGGGTCGGCGAGCCACCTGCTGGCCGGCGCCGGCGACCCGGCCGGCGCGCTCACGCTGGCCCGGATCGGGTACGCCGCCGGCCGTGCCGGCGCCTCCGCCGGGCTGCGGGCGCTGCTGCTGCACCGGGTCGCGCTCGCCGCGGCGCTGGCCGGGCGGCGCCGCGCCGCCGGGCAGGCGCTCGCCGGAGCGGACCGGGCCGGCACGCCTGATCCGGGCCGGGAGCCGCCCTGGCTCTACTGGCTCGACGAGGCCGAACTGGCGGCGATGACCGGGCGCACGCTGGTCGCGGTGGGCCGCCCGGCGGCCGCGGTCGCGCTGCTGGCGCCGGTGGTGGCCGGCAGCCGGGGCCGGCCCCGCCGGGCGGCCGTCTACGGGGCCTGGCTCGCCCGCGCGCACCTGCGGCTCGACGCGGTGCCCGAGGCGTGCACGGTGGCCGGCGCGGCGCTGCTCGACGCGGTCCGGTCCGGTTCGCCGCGGGCGGTCGGCCAGCTCACCGGGTTCCGCCGCGGGCTGGCCGACCGGCCGGACGGCAGGCGCTTTCCGGAGCTGCTCGCGGCCGCCCGCCCCTACCTGCCGGTCCCCGCCCGGGACGGGCCCGACCCGACGGGGCGCGGCGCGTCCGGGCGGCGCGCCGGGGCGGCGACGGGGCGTGTCCGGCGGGGACCGACTAGCGTCGGGGCGTGA